The Punica granatum isolate Tunisia-2019 unplaced genomic scaffold, ASM765513v2 Contig00009, whole genome shotgun sequence genome contains the following window.
CTCTTGCACCATAGAAAACATGCCTACtcaaatatatagatatgtatgCTCCACTTCACTAATCATGTCCTTTATTTTTCACTCTGGGTTTTCTCTGAATCTCTCCAAGTAGTGCTCAACAAGCCACTCTGATGATGTTTGCTTGTTCGTTGTAGGCCTAGAGCACTTGTGTTTTGGTTTATATACCTTAATTTTAAAGGCATCCTTCATTTGTGTTCAACTTGCATATATTTCCCAAGGACATCTCTTAGCTCACCTAGcctccattttcttcaatcCAAACTTGGACCacgtgtgtttggttttaaaaaaattttcaattctactcaactcaacttcacttattttcaattcaacagaACAATCATTacgtttttcatttttaaaatttttttaaccattcaattcaatttttaatattaaattttctcaactattcattgtttttttcacaattcaacaacacaattattacttaatcattattttctctcaacgattcattactttttcacactttttctcataattcaataatacaatcattacaaaccaattaaaatcaaaactcaactcaactcaactcaactctaaaatcaaacacattcTTATAATGACCTTCCCATAATGATTGCATACCCCTGCACAACCTTCTTAAAATGACGTGGGGACTCAAACCTCATGTAAAGGTCATATGTATAATCTCCTTTGTATGGCTTCCccttttgctttctttttttttccttttgtttctaGTTTCATCTTCATTGGTATTGGATGTGCTGACTTCTTCATTAGATGCAACATACTCACTATGCATTCCTCTTCCTTAATGTGGTCCTTCTGAAATTGGTTATTTGCTTCAACCTAAATGTGCTTCTGTTGTATTTGATCTTCATTAAACTCATTAGCTTCAAAACTACTAACACTTCATACTGTCTTGTGTAGCTCATAATTCTTCTTATTCATCCTAGTAGCAAGATACTCTCCATCATCATCTGAAATATCATCATCAGTTTCTTCAGGTACATAATcaccatcttcttcatcatcattggCATTGACATTCTTATTGGCCATGTTCTTATCATCATTCTCATCTTCAGGATGAAGTACATATGCTTTAACATATACATGGATACTTTGGTTTTCTACTCCAAGTTCAGCCATCTTGCATATCTCATTACCTGTCATCATGACCCTCAACCCCTTTCTCAGACTGCCAATATGATACCACATCATATTTGCTTCCTTGTAATCTATCTCCTTCAATAGCCATTTCAACTCAGGTATTGATATTCTATCAGAATCttgacttttaaattttttcaatccACCCCTAACATATTTGAATTTGGGTTCGAAAACCATTTTTCCTCCATGATGCATGATGATGACAAAGCTTGTACCTATCTTGCATTAATGAATGAGAACACGAAAAAAACACATTACTCTATCTACAAATAAAGTTTTCTACATATTATCCACTGGTGATCCAAAAACAAGTTAAGTGCAGTAGTCTTCCTGACTGGAAacccaaataaaatatttggcAAAAGTGGAAGTACTCTTCTTAATTTAATAAGATAACCAATATACTAATCATCAAAAGCACAATAATCATAAAGCAATCTCTCAATCTCATGTTTTTTTCCCATAATCAACTCAAAaatccattaaaaaaatagcaaaAGATAGGGATACTTGCGTTGTTATCACTACAGGAAACACTCTTATGGGAGACAAATAATGAGAGACAATTATAACATTAGTCTCTAAAATTCTCATTTTAAGACAAATACGATATATGTTTCTTATGTGGATTTTATTTGCCTTTAAAAGcacctaaaattaataatttactaAATTACAAATCTTTATCACAATTATTAGCAACAAATAAGTCTTTTTCCTCAAAAGAATAACTTTTAGAAACATTAGTTGAGGCATATACAAAATTTATCAGTAAATATCTTTTTAGAAAGCAAAAGACTTAATTGCTTCTAAATCCAATTTTATTTGCCcctaatatattcttttagaTGTAAAATACAATTATCTCTAAATCTAATTCTCATTTGCCTCCAACTTACGAAATTTTACCTACAGAGTAAGTAGATAAAATGTTGAAAAGTTTGATGGATTACTTTTacctaaatataaataaattattcaataCGAATTAAAGGATATTCAAATTATTCTCAACATAagtagaaaatatattttctttatttatagaTGTAAAATATGTCatgtaaattttgaattaaataaaatagtaaattagtATACCTTTTGtgtattttatttcatctattgtgtttaaattaaatttttggataatttaacaattttcAACTTACCTCCCGAGAAGTTAacgatatatatatgcataatgtttgatttaatattatatgcatattaattattttcttaattttaaataattatataaataaaaattttacatatttattgAGGCttgacaaaaatattaaatataaattaaatgtaaTTCAATTCAAAGATGCATTAGTGGTAAATTGGTAAAGACACGAGACTAAAAATACTATGCTAGAGGTCAAGGGTTCGAGTCGGGTTCAAGGCACAATATAAAGATATGAGAGAGATAATAATCAAATGTAAttactattatttattttgaaaaaaaactttatagAGGCAATAACAATTGACCTAAATAACAAATTTAGTAACAAAATTTATTGTTATATATGCTTATTGGAGGCAAATTTAATTAACACTAATAGTAGTAATTAGTgactttaattaattgtttttaatttGCCTCTATAGATTTAAAACGACAAGGGTAAATGAGGCAATTAACTCTTATTTCTAATACCTTTGTAGACAAATAAATTGCTTTTGGAAGCAAATATCATTGCTTTTAAAAGGAATTTTTCTTGTAGTGCCCCTGGTTGGTCAATGTCTCGACCAATCCACTGTCAGATTCAGTTTTGATAACACTGCTTCTTACAATGACTTACTTTACATCCAAACAACGTAACAAATATGGGAAGTACAAACTAATTTCTAGAGAAGATTCTCACTTCGCCTAGAAATTGAAGCGGCCCCAGAGGTGAAGGCATTGCATGTATGGGGTACACCTTGGAGGCACCAATTGGCTAGTATttgctctttctttctttctttttcttcttttccagtCTTGCTGCATTTTTCTTAAATGAACTAATCATCTTTCTAGTTGTGTTCTAAAATTTTCTACCATATGCGCTTCTGCGCCctaattcacccaaaaaaaatatcctATCGTATGAAAGTATAAACTAGATATAGAAGGCCAACATATGAGACGTGGATAACAATTTgctttatatatttgaaaatgcaGTTATTGTAAAAACTAAACACTTACAGGCAACTTTTATACAAACTGCCTTGCTAGACGTTctcttatttatatatgcTATCTGGCGTCTCATATGTGatgtatttgaaattttgaaagggAGCCGGTTGTGGTACAGGTGGATTACGGCGCTGATTTCTTAAGCAAATGTGAGAGTGATTTGGCGATGATTGACTTCTCGAATGAACTCAGACCCAAGATCATGGTAACAGAGGAGGAGATGAATACCATGGATTCAAGATTGAAGGGAGGTCTCGTCCTTAAGGTCTTGGGGAAGAGAGTCCCATACACAATTCTGAAACACAGGCTGGATCAATTATGGAGTCCCAATATAACCTACACACCAACAGATCTTCCTATAATGATCATTTTTCTCGTCAAATTTGCGACTACGGAGGACAGAGAGTGGGTTCTTTTAGGGGGGCCTTGGATGGTTCAGGGTCATTATCTTACTGTTAGAGAATGGACGTCGGATTTTGATCCGTGGTCAACTCAGGTTGAACGTACCGTGGTTTGGGTTCGTATTCCTTCCCTACCCTTGCAATTGCACTGTGGCATTATGTTGAGGCGTATTGGTGCTGCGTTGGGGCGTCCAATTAGGATAGACAAGAATACTGGAACGGTCTCTCGGGGGATTTTTACTCGTCTATGTAGTGAGGTTGACCTTACTAAGCCTCTGCGGCCGGAGATCGAGTTTGATGGGAAGTTATATCAGGTGGAATTTGAGGGTCTTCACCTCATCTATTTTGGGTGTGGCCGATACGGCCACCGGAAAGAGGGTTGCAGAACGGTAATGGAACACAAAGCTGATGCGGGTGGTCTCGGAGGTGAGATCCAGGTGGTTCCCTCGGAGAATGACGGAGTTGCTGCACCGGAAGTCAACCAACAGGTGGTCGAAGAATCGCCGACCGTCAAGGAAGGGGGTCTTTTTGACCCGTGGATGATGGTCCGTAATTGCGTAAATCTCGAGTTATGAAAGGTGTATCTGCTaagaaaggaaatgaaagTACCCCATTTAGAGGCAACGATCAAGCatccaagaaaagaagcaaatGATCTCGGTTTGTTGTATTGGAGGAAAGTGAGTCTGTCGAGGAGATAAATGTGGAAGAGAATATTGTTGTAGTCGGGAAATTACAACAAGTTCATGCTAGTTACACGGGGtctacggaagcgtaaaaagaatagaaattcaaaatttcctatccgtgaaactaatcccaagacctactacaAGAATAGGAGTAGATAAAGCATAtctgtaattttaaaattgtcgaccgagcgtcccaagTGTGATACCTCTACAAGTATCCACACCAACTTTATCAACGGGTCTTCGAGATTAGTGGTACTAGCAGCTAACTCTTGAAGGAAACACCAGTGCGACACATAAAATTATTAGAGTTAATTAGACTTAATGAATTGAACAAGTCAACTCAATTATGTccatatacatttatatatatacgtgtatAAAACATACACATACAAATGCATACATTCATtactgctatatatatatctacccATATATATAGGCTTAAGAATGGGTAAATTTTGCTAATCCCACTGGTGTGGGATTTAAGAAAATAAGCTCTTCATGAGCGATGTGTATGGCTAAGTGTTATTAAACTATTAGTCCATGTGTGTTCCTACACATCCACCATGTGTATGAATAAATGTTGAAATATGAATGGtccatgtgtatgtataagtGTTTACATTATGTATGGCCcatttatatgtataaatcgatctaataaattatgtctaattaatcgaaaaatttaatatcattaaatatatgattaatcggtcgcaccttaAATCGTCTAATCaatattagacgattttattgtttcaaaattatcccgtcgatttagtcgtagtgtgcgACCTTTTAGGTTCCCGATTATGTTGAcaataatatcgaaatctctatttcaatattataaacagtgagcggcatctagcaatgcatcacaaTTACTCATGTAATTGGAAAGTCAATGTCTCAACGAACCTTATGACCTATGTTACCGTACAGTATAATCCATTTGTCTtttatatctctattgagcccaaggcatggtaatgtcatccttgtatggcttaatttctttctttctttgtttatcaggtaagtctatcaaaacaaatgagctcgatatagggatatcgagcTTATTTGgatatgcatacacttttagactctatccaccaagcggccgtgagatatcgctcccgttacgtaggagggacaagTCCTATCTTAGTCACTTACATTTAtctccatgctttgtggcaatacccaataactgtctttataactaACCTGTTACGGTGGTGTTTGACAGCATCAAAGTATAcaacattacatgtaggaatccatgatgacctcaagtcaaaggaccactgcaccatagttactatgagatctgctaatgacaATCACATAACAATCTATGTAACAAGCTCATAGCGGGTCGGtgcaatacacattactcttaatgcaTATCTGTGGTGTGACTCAATatctccacatccatgacctgtgagacttggtcataaatcaacacccacactagtctattCGCATTAATGTcatcctaattaacgataatactttgactagggatatttaggaatagtgttcagtaattataggatctcacaatcaagtcacacttgatgtctattgaacctactattccaaggacgttattgtgtaaaattaatatttagcgCAAAGCAcgcaataacagaaatgcctcgtattataatgaaatacatgtcatattacaaaactgatgaCAGATTACCTTTAGaacatacaccaattcccaacagttTAAGCCAACGGGCCTATTGGAGGGGCCTAGGCCCTAAGCCGAATTGAAGCATGGGAGAGCTCACGGTCTTGGCCCATTGTGTCCCACAAGGCCCAAACTGCCGGAAGGAAAGTCCATGTTAATGTTTCTGGACAGGCTTCTGTTAAACCTACTCCAACCCAGCTTGCGGCCCCTTTAGCTCAACCACTCAGGCCATCccagccacaagttgttgCGCCATTAAAGATCTTGCAGTGTCCCCGGTTGCTCCTCCCCGCTCAATCCCCACTCCAATGACACCTAGCTCCGAGTCGACGAAAAGGGATATCACTTTTCAGACAGTTGAGATGTCTGCAACTCAAGATTCCTATGGAAGTCAGGGTGACGCTTCCTCACCCATAGAGCACCAGCAGAGCATAGTCACTCAAAGAAGCAACAGTGTTCTGGCTCGGAGCCAATGGTGGTTGAAAAACTCACACTAGTAGCTGTGGAAGGCAATCAGAAGATCGACTGTAATCTAGAGATTCCCGTCAACTCAGAAAGCGTGAAGCAGGATGCATACTGCCCCTCGTCATGACTCGTTTTCTATGTATTTCCTTTCATGGAACTACAGAGGAGCGGGAAGTCCTAAATTCCTTCgctcttttaaaaattatctttcGTTTGCATGATTCGGACATTGCAGTTATTATGGAACCTCGCATAAGCGATAATCGTGCTGATGCAGtgtgcaaaagaggccgtttggatcaagaagttcgtgacagaacttgttgtggttcctagcatcgcagacccagtggatctctattgtgacaacaatggagccattgcgcaagctaaggaacccaggtctcaccagcgatccaaacatatactcaggcgcttccatctcattcgcgagatcatcgacagaggagatgtgaagatatgcagaataccaacagatgagaatctcgcagatccacttacgaagcctcttgtgcagcgcaagcacgaggctcacactagatctattggcataagacatgtgccagattggctctagtgcaagtgggagattgttgggaattggtgtatgccctagaggcaatctataatcagttttgtaatatgatatctatttcattataaaacgaggcatatctgttattgtgtagattgcgctaaatatgatttcacacaataatgtcattggaatagtaggttcaataggcatcaagtgtgacttgattgtgagatcctataattactgaacattattcctaaatgtccatagtcaaagtattatcgttaattaggacaacggtaatacggttagactagtgtgagtgttgattgatgaccaaatctcataggtcatggatatggagatatcaaatcacaccacatgtatacattaagagtaatgtgtattggactgacccgccatgagattgctacatgggttgttacgtgactgtcattagcatatctcaaagtgactatagtgtaatggtcctttgacttgaggtcaccatggattcctacgtgtaatgtcgtatattttgatactgtcaaacgccaccgtaactggctggttataaagatagttattgggtatgccacaaagcatggaaaagaatgtgagtgaccaagataggatttgtccctcatacgaaacgggagcgatatctcacggccacttggtggttaagtctaaaagtgtatgcatacccaaatgagtcgatataatgatatcgagctcatttgctctgatagacttacccggtaaatcaagaaagagagatattaagccatacaaggatgtcatcgaccatgccttgggctcaatagagatatagaggacaatggattatattacacggtaatataggtcacgaggttcgtcgagaaattgactttccgattacttgagtaacagtgatgcattgctagatgccgctcactgtttgtaatattaaaatagagatttcgatattactatcaacgtaattgggaacctacagggtcacacactacgactaacttgacgagatattttga
Protein-coding sequences here:
- the LOC116189749 gene encoding uncharacterized protein LOC116189749, producing the protein MIDFSNELRPKIMVTEEEMNTMDSRLKGGLVLKVLGKRVPYTILKHRLDQLWSPNITYTPTDLPIMIIFLVKFATTEDREWVLLGGPWMVQGHYLTVREWTSDFDPWSTQVERTVVWVRIPSLPLQLHCGIMLRRIGAALGRPIRIDKNTGTVSRGIFTRLCSEVDLTKPLRPEIEFDGKLYQVEFEGLHLIYFGCGRYGHRKEGCRTVMEHKADAGGLGGEIQVVPSENDGVAAPEVNQQVVEESPTVKEGGLFDPWMMVRNCVNLEL